GTACTCACCTAATTTCTCTTCTTCTACTTTCTAGTGTCTTctgttttacttttttattttggtgtttGAAGTGAAAGTtcaagaaaaacaagtaaactaAAACCCCCACAACTCATTTAGAGAAGTGGAAATGGAAGGAGGAGTGGGTCATGGAACTGATGCAACAGCTTTCAAAGATTGTTTAGCTCTTTCATACAAAAATCCTTATGTTCTTCGCCTTGCTTTCTCTGCTGGAATTGGTGGCCTTCTCTTTGGCTATGATACAGGtctctttttatatatatttacggatttaagttatatataatGATTGTTATAATTtcttagagggtgtttggctaagcttataggCGGGTCAAATTATCTTATGAACACTTTTTGatttatctacgcgtttggtaaataCCCAAAATGCTTAACAGCCAATTGCCAAGTGATTATAAGCTAAAATCAGccataagtcataagttggtcacccccaacttatggTTTTTTTGCGTATAAGCTTTTTTAGTTTGATCAAGgcttttactagtttatccttaataatattttctaattcacaaaatatttttcccaaaataaattttctaactttcttttcATTCCATATTCATTGTTCAtctttttctttacaaagaaattttttaatttataaccttttgtaaagtttttaaggatattttagtcattttaataaaagaacaacTTATAAGCATTTTTTTACCAAACACATCAACTGAttattatcagtttcagcacgtctatccaaacacgtaaatgcttatttaaaaaatcaacttcagtacttaaaaatatttttcaacatttcaaacttatcagctatttacaatcagctaatccaaatgGGCTTTTATTCTATTAGTGAATCTTGATATGTTATGGAAGGTTATTTAGTATTTGTACAGAAAATTGCCAAAAATTATCTTTTAAGTGACTGATAGTGTAAATTTTTATTACACAAAAAGCGCATTGAACATAtactttatatttttacaattgtaTTTAACTTTATATATAGAAATAATATTAAAGAATTTAACACTATATTTTTACCTGTCGTGGAAGGTTATTTACTCTATGTTAAGGTTTGCTATTAATAATTGTGAGTTTATATTATCCGATTATTAAAAAACTTTAGATTGTCAATGCATAGAAGTTAAACTCTTTTTAGTAATATACTCAACTAATTTTTTTCCCCTTTAGTTTCCATTAATTCCAACTAAACAAACTTATTTGAGTGTCTCATGTTCTTGGTGTTGTTACGTGGAGTATAGGAGTGATCTCAGGAGCTCTGCTTTATATTAGGGATGACTTCAAAGATGTTGATAGGAATACCGTCTTACAGGTTTGCACACAACAATTATCCTTctaaaattttcttcttcttcttttttttgcgtCATCCTTCAATAGTTCAAACTGTTATTATATTGGCAGAAAcgtttttatattaatttttttaaattaaaaaaatagcccCTTATTGTTGCTTATtatgagaaaaataaaattgaggGGTTTAAGATATGGTTTTTGGTAGTTTAAGGATCCTTTCATTAATTTGGATTAGAAAGACAGATTTCCATcaatttaatttgtgattttataGTTCCATGCCAGGGCTCATATCCAGCAAATTGTTCGATTAAACTACTTTGTTTTTACAGTAAAATTATACAAACTAGCCACTTTTCGgtccaattttttaaaaatagctaatattttgaaaattcatCAAAAAGTAGCTACTTTTAATGTGAAAACATCATGACATTGTCATTGTCATGTTCGAACTTAAACAAGTAAAAAATCTAGAATACTCAGAATACTGTCCTGATTTTTAAAATCCATCAAAGTTAAAAAACAAGTGAAACTCCATATAGTGGCATGAATTTCGTTCAGGATATTGCCATGGAATTTCACCATTTAGGATTCGAAATTCATGGATTTCAAAAATTGGCTAATTTTGAGTGACTTTTGAATATGTGACTATTTTTTAACTTTACCCGTTTTTACAagcttgaaattttctttttcctccagaaaaaaaaaagttattatcAATCGTTTTCTGCTATAACTATGTGACACATGCATCAAGTAGCTGGACCATTCCTTTATTGTCTTCACCTGAACTTGATTAGATTCAATATAAACCTTGAGTCCTATAGATACCTAATTTTTAACCCTCACatgttttttgtttttcaataatttcattaaatatttaaatattattttaaattgagacttttagctttcaaattctgtTGGTTAGAATTGGTTTAACAAAATTATTttccgaaaaaataaaataagatatgTTGCTTTAAAGTTCTTGTTATTTTCATGGACTAACTCTCAACAGAGAGGAATCACACTCTCAAATGTCTCATTTTCCAGAATTCTAGCCTCAAATTTCCACCATTTATTATTACAGAACCATCCTatacattttaatttatttacatttcCCAAAACCACATACCCCACACCCACAAATTTTAGGTTTATTGTCTTATTTTAACATGACCACTTAGGAATAAACTACCCATATCGTATGTTTACACTAAACTATATTGATTTTCCATGGTTACATAAAAAATGTAATGTGAAAGTTAATTAACAATGGAATTAAGTGATAGAAGTATAGGTAGAAGACACATGTCATGTATTCATTAGCTTGGTATAAACAACTGTGAATAATtcggatctttacacaaatagcagGCTAGATTCACTGTTTACTTTCTAGTCCATACACATAGATCATACACTGTTTATACATGGCTATACACATaatatacatgaattatacatccatcgactatttttattttaagcGGTTGGATGAGCGATTATTTAGATTAATTCTTCTAAATTCTTTTGGTCAACTTAACACTCAAAATTACTACTTATACATGGCttcaattttttaaattatagGAATCTATAGTGAGCATGGCTGTGGCTGGAGCAATCATAGGAGCAGCAATTGGTGGATGGTTAAATGACAAATTTGGAAGAAGAACTGCAATACTCATAGCTGATTTCCTCTTCTTTGTTGGAGCTGTGATTATGGCATCAGCAGTGAATTCAGCACTTCTTATTGTTGGTAGAATTTTTGTTGGACTTGGTGTAGGAATGGCATCAATGACTGCTCCTTTGTACATATCAGAGGCTTCTCCTGCTAAAATTAGAGGTGCCCTTGTTAGCACTAATGGATTTCTCATTACTGGTGGCCAATTCTTGTCTTACCTTATTAACCTTGCTTTTACCAAGGTATGCAACTCTTAATTCTTTTGTGATTTTTGTATAAATAGCCAGCCGTATTCACCATTTACTTTTTCTTAGCCggtatatacataaattatatactgATTATACATGGTTGTACACATATTACACAtagattatacatatatttacatccGTATGCTTTTTTTGTTTAAGCGCTTGAGTGGACGACTATTCTCCAATAATGTACATGTATATAATAATATATGTTGCTTGTAATTAGGCACCAGGGACCTGGAGATGGATGCTTGGAGTAGCAGGATTGCCAGCCCTCCTCCAGTTCATACTTATGCTTCTTCTTCCTGAATCACCTCGTTGGCTTTATCGCAAGGTTAATTTAATGCATTTAACTTATGTATACTGACATTTCAGACAATTTTACACTATCAACATATTTAATTTGTTATAGAAAGTTCTCTAGTCTGACAAACAAGTTGTTGGAGGTAATCTTAACCTGATGGTGTAAACAAATTGTATACTGTCAGTGAACATAAGTTAAACTCTAATTTAATTCTTTCTTCTATGAACAAAACAAGATACTATTTCCAGCAAATATGAAACAGCCAAACCTCAATATAACGACCATGTTTTCTTTGAAACCAATTTTTCATATTATGTCATAATATtgttctctataacaacacttcattATAGCAGCAAAAAATTTCGGAACAAacgatgttgttatagagaagttTCATTGTATTTCGCATTCAAGACAATAATTCAGTAATTACAAATGTTATCTTGAAAAATAACAGGGGAGGCAAGAGGAAGCCAAAGCAATACTAAGGAAGATATATTCAGCTGAGCAAGTTGAAGTGGAAATTCAAGCTCTTAAAGAATCAGTAgacaaagaaatagaagaaaacaaagcatCTGAGGGTATCAATCTCTTCAAACTATGCCAGACGAAAACAGTTCGTCGGGGACTAATAGCTGGAGTTGGTCTCCAGATTTTCCAGCAATTTGTTGGCATAAACACTGTCATGTATTACAGTCCAACTATCATTCAACTAGCTGGAATTGCCTCGAACCAGACAGCTCTCCTTCTATCGCTTGTCACAGCCGGACTAAACGCTTTTGGCTCGATTATTAGTATATATTTCATAGACAGGACAGGGAGGAAGAAACTTCTTGTGATCAGCTTGATTGGTGTTATGATTTCTCTAGGTTTTTTGTCAGCAGTTTTCTATGAGGCTACTTCAACTTCACCAGCAGTTAGTATGGCTGAGACATCTCATTTTGCAGCAACATTTACTTGTCCTGCTTACCATAATGCTGCTTCTGCTACTTCTTGGGATTGTACTAGGTGTCTTAAAGCTTCTCCTGATTGTGGCTTCTGTGCTTCACCTCAAAATAAGGTAATAATGATCTCTTATATGCTATAATTATATGTGTTTTAAGGTTTTTGCACACCTCCTAAAAAAGATATTAAAGAATTAACTTAAAAAGCCGCTCATTCTATTGCTTGATTAAAAATAGTCGATGGACGtataatatatatgtatgtatgtataatatgtatataatcgTGTATAATCTAAGTATACtggttagaaaaagtaaacagCGAATTCGactggctatttgtgtaaaaattcCAGATATTCAATAGCCTTAATCATAAAAGTATTTATCTGAAATATCATTTATCTCTCTCTTAATTGTCTCATTTAGTTACTACTATATGTTGGGAAAAAGGTAATAAATGCTTCTCTTGTTTTTCTAAAACTTTAAACATTTTCAAACAAATTATGTTTGCCAAAACGACTAAATAGTTGAGATTGAAGGGAGCAATATTTTTGTTTCAACAGCCATTTTTTATGCCTGCATGAAAATGATATGTAATACATCTTACCATGCTTTAAGATCGAGCCTAGCACTCTCCTACGTTCTCTTTGATTacgatgttgatgatattgtatAATTGCCATAAACGAATTGTCTATGCTATCTTGATATTCAGTACTAATATAATACTACAAGTATATATCTAACAACGATatgtttaatttcttttttttggttgtaGTTGCTACCTGGGGCATGTCTCATCTCTAATGATACAATTAAGGATGCTTGTCATGATCAAGATAGGTTATGGTACACAAGAGGATGTCCAAGTAAATATGGATGGCTAGCCCTACTCGGGCTAGCGCTATACATCATATTTTTTTCTCCAGGAATGGGTACCGTTCCATGGATTGTTAACTCGGAGATATACCCTTTAAGATTCAGAGGAATTTGTGGAGGAATAGCTGCAACAGCAAACTGGATTTCAAACCTTATTGTAGCACAATCTTTCTTGTCATTGACACATGCTATTGGAACATCATGGACATTTCTTGTATTTGGAGTTCTCTCTGTTGTAGCCCTAGTTTTTGTCCTGATTTGTGTTCCAGAAACTAAGGGACTTCCAATTGAGGAAATTGAGAAGATTTTGGAGAGAAGAGGTCTACATTTGATGTTTTGGAAGAAAAGGGCTAATGAGAAGAATGGTGGAGAAGTTGATGCAAAGAAAGAAGGGGGAGGAGATgtatgaagaaatgaaaaaacatAGATAACTTTGATTTGAATTGGGAATCCTTTAATTAGATTATACTAGTATTTTATAGTATTTCCAATCATTTGTGATAAATAGTTATTAATATACTGTATAATATagatgattagatgaagtaggaTCATTTATAAGAACTTTCCCCAAGAAAGTTCATTAGGCTCCTGGCTTGCTACGGCGAAAGTGTGTGACTATCTCATATAAAAGCTTATGTTGTTAGAGAGATCACActtttttttacttaattatgtcttcaacagCTACTTCCGTTTTCTTCCGTTAATAATTGTTTTTTTCATGTTAGTTCCCAAGTTAATtctatcttttgtgaatttaggaaaggaaaaaaagaatcTTAAAATGTACAATCTGCTTGTTACAATTTAGAGGATATCAATCCATTGCACCATAAGGAGAACTCTTGTTAAAAATTAAATGAGTATGAAATGGAATAAGAAAAAGCAAGCATCCTAACATTAGGTAGTTGTGTCAAATCTCCAATAAACCTTGGCAAATGCACATGGTCCTTTTCATCTCATTAACATTATGAATTCATGTTGTGGGCGGGTCTTTCCTCTTCATTACTCTcgttgaaaattatttttcctgcCGAGAGTGTTTTAAAAACAGCATCTTTATCTCCACAAAATAAGGGTAACCTTTGAATACATTTTATCCTCCTCAAATTCTAAAATGTGAGATCACACTAGatatgttattgttattgttattgttgtgatATTATGGTGGGGCTTGTATGCAAATTCGACAAAGCAACACAAGGACCATTTCTTTACAaacttttctttttatattaCGCGAATTTTCCATTTGTCTTAACGTTGCTGTCTTGAAGTAGGGTGACCGTTGTACCacggtttatatatatatatatatatatatatatatatatatatatatatatatatatatatatatatatatatatatatatatatatatatatataatatataaaatatatcatGTCATAGGGTATAATAATGATGTATGTACTTCGTGTGGAAGATTTAAAATATAGCACTGTCaccgtcccaatttatgtgatactttttttttgtcaatacaaagaagaagaatattgtTCTATATTTAGTAACAATTTAACATTAAAGTATCTATTAACCCTTAGTGAGATgctttatagtcacacaaatattaATAACTCATTTTTGACTACAAATTTTAAgagtatttatttttttcttaaatttcgtgtcaATCAAACActatcacataaattgaaacagaaggAGTAATAAGCAGTAGCAAAATAAGACCATTGACATACTCCTACTGAATCCTTGCACACATTCTACCCATAAACTTCATGTAAGATAGCTTTCTTGTGGACCTATGAATATAGAAGAGGAGCCAAATGAAAATCACTACTCAAACAACCTGTCTCGTGATGGTTAACTACCAtagtgtatacggtcgaaatagatttcggcattCGTACGATTGATCAAGTTCGAGACATAATCGATCGAAGTAAAACTTCGAGATGGGTTCtgaagatggtacaaacaagttTCGAGTTCGAGGGgtcgatcaatgtcgagctcaaTATTATCAAGCTCGAACCCAAATCGagctatgatgcaaagtaaagttgtcgagcttatgatccagagattgaccaacattgaccccgaatcaattcgagggtccgagtcagaatcgagctcaagccaagatcgagagctcgcttcaagaccgaaaactcgagtcaatatcgagcttaTTGACAAGAGCCATTGCAATCCCACTAGGGGGAGGATCTTGGCAGGAATTGTGGAAacgctgatttatcatgggtctcccactacgtatttttaattatatctaaagtaagattcctctactataaaggggatAGTTATCATTTCTGTAGAGGGCAAGTTTATGCTTATATTATAATCAAAATACCATATTCTCCCATAGTGAAGAGTTGTTCTTTCAAGCTTCTTAAATCGATTCCACTTGTTTAGTCCTAAAATTCATCTTCTTTACAATCTTatctattttgcattctttgcgaTCCATacttgatatttttattttatccttacaatttgtattaagttgcaccacatatccttagaactacgtacaaattcaactctatccttttttcgggtaaacagtttggcgcccaccgtggggctaaggataacagtggttatttgatacgaatctgcaaaaatACACCGTTGTGTTTTGTGCTTGTTTCCGAAAATATCTTGGgtttcggattagcaacgactaacTACCAGTCAAATGGCCACACCAATCGACAACGAAGccggtcttcaagatgagaacaataacttgacgcccagtaccgaaagaccacttgtcaacgccgttggagctcgaatcggagcgccgatagatatcaattcgcatgtggacgttgaggcgaacctacattctgaacccgaaaatagcattcatggtggcactcggtctgcagctcgagatacccataacgtcgaggaTAACggcgtcagcttgcgtatgattttcgaaatattgcaagctcaacaggcaaCAATAGCTCAATTGCAGAGTCAAACCCAGCTACAAAGCAGGCCAGAGCCCAATCCACCTCGAggaatcacccacagaacggagccagccatagtgaagtcaaatgagcaagaatcggggactactcccgaaattgctaaattgctcgaggaattcacaaagcgagtcgaagtcaactataaaaaagtagaaacatataactccagggtcgatcagatcccca
This DNA window, taken from Nicotiana tabacum cultivar K326 chromosome 15, ASM71507v2, whole genome shotgun sequence, encodes the following:
- the LOC107799463 gene encoding putative inositol transporter 2; amino-acid sequence: MEGGVGHGTDATAFKDCLALSYKNPYVLRLAFSAGIGGLLFGYDTGVISGALLYIRDDFKDVDRNTVLQESIVSMAVAGAIIGAAIGGWLNDKFGRRTAILIADFLFFVGAVIMASAVNSALLIVGRIFVGLGVGMASMTAPLYISEASPAKIRGALVSTNGFLITGGQFLSYLINLAFTKAPGTWRWMLGVAGLPALLQFILMLLLPESPRWLYRKGRQEEAKAILRKIYSAEQVEVEIQALKESVDKEIEENKASEGINLFKLCQTKTVRRGLIAGVGLQIFQQFVGINTVMYYSPTIIQLAGIASNQTALLLSLVTAGLNAFGSIISIYFIDRTGRKKLLVISLIGVMISLGFLSAVFYEATSTSPAVSMAETSHFAATFTCPAYHNAASATSWDCTRCLKASPDCGFCASPQNKLLPGACLISNDTIKDACHDQDRLWYTRGCPSKYGWLALLGLALYIIFFSPGMGTVPWIVNSEIYPLRFRGICGGIAATANWISNLIVAQSFLSLTHAIGTSWTFLVFGVLSVVALVFVLICVPETKGLPIEEIEKILERRGLHLMFWKKRANEKNGGEVDAKKEGGGDV